The Etheostoma cragini isolate CJK2018 chromosome 5, CSU_Ecrag_1.0, whole genome shotgun sequence genome contains a region encoding:
- the cdc14b gene encoding dual specificity protein phosphatase CDC14B isoform X7, which produces MKRKSERRRAESRKKRCAAHSEAELNSDIYTEITDQLYFAILKQKIKNTAERHCFCIDEELSYENFYADFGPLNLAMFYRFCCKLTKKLTSITLSRKKIIFYTCGDQKKQANAAYLIGSYAVMHLNMMPEDAYSLLVSRNSTYIPFRDASFGTCMYNLNILDCLRGVHKALQYGWLDFSNFDVEEYEHYERAENGDLNWIIPGKFLAFSGPHPKSKIENGYPLHAPEAYIPYFRNHNITTIIRLNKKMYDARRFTESGFEHHDLFFVDGSTPNDAIVRKFLNICENAEGAIAVHCKAGLGRTGTLIGCYMMKHYCLSAAEAIAWIRICRPGSIIGPQQNFVEDKQNSLWAEGDVFREKMLNEQENGKIAVTRILTGVDDITINGSNKNRASKKEDLDLYNDDEERNGLTQGDKLRALKSKRQARSSSGSLSWLVAMLLSSLCSLALWWIVYGFPSPILHFCIDGLGFQ; this is translated from the exons atgaaacGCAAGAGCGAGAGGAGACGAGCCGAGTCGAGGAAAAAGCGCTGTGCAGCTCACTCAGAGGCGGAGTTAAACTCTGATATTTACACAGAGATAACAG ATCAACTCTATTTTGCCATACTAAAGCAAAAGATCAAGAACACAGCTGAACGACACTGTTTCTGCATAGATGAAGAGCTGTCATATGAGAA cttCTATGCGGACTTTGGTCCCCTAAATCTGGCCATGTTTTATCGCTTCTGTTGCAAGCTGACAAAGAAGCTCACG TCCATTACGCTCTCAAGAAAGAAGATCATATTTTACACCTGTGGAGATCAGAAGAAACAAGCCAACGCCGCCTACCTAATCGGCTCTTATGCA GTAATGCATCTAAACATGATGCCAGAGGATGCCTACAGTCTGCTCGTGTCAAGGAATTCAACATATATTCCATTCAG aGATGCTTCGTTTGGAACCTGCATGTACAATCTGAACATCCTAGATTGCCTTCGTGGTGTTCACAAG GCTCTGCAGTACGGCTGGCTCGACTTCTCCAACTTTGATGTGGAGGAATATGAGCACTACGAGAGGGCAGAAAATGGCGACTTAAACTGGATCATTCCAGGAAAGTTCCTTGCATTCAGTGGGCCTCATCCAAAAAGCAAAATAGAGAATG GGTACCCTTTGCACGCTCCCGAGGCCTACATCCCATACTTCAGGAATCACAACATCACCACGATCATCAGACTCAACAAGAAGATGTATGACGCCAGGCGTTTTACAGAATCTGGCTTTGAGCACCACGATCTGTTCTTTGTGGACGGGAGTACACCAAACGACGCCATCGTCAGGAAGTTCCTCAACATCTGTGAGAACGCAGAAGGAGCCATTGCTGTCCACTGCAAGG CTGGTCTGGGGAGGACTGGCACTCTGATCGGCTGTTACATGATGAAACATTACTGCCTGAGCGCGGCAGAGGCCATTGCCTGGATACGGATCTGCCGACCAGGGTCCATCATTGGGCCTCAGCAGAACTTTGTTGAAGA TAAGCAGAACAGTCTGTGGGCTGAGGGAGATGTTTTCCGGGAGAAGATGTTAAATGAACAAGAGAATGGCAAGATCGCTGTAACCAGGATCCTGACTGGTGTGGATGACATAACCATCAACGGGAGCAACAAGAACAGGGCCTCCAAGAAAGAAGATCTGGACCTG tataatgATGACGAGGAGAGAAATGGCCTTACACAGGGGGATAAACTGCGAGCTCTGAAGAGCAAGAGGCAGGCCAGATCATCCTCCGGTTCCCTTTC ATGGCTGGTAGCCATGCTGCTCTCCTCCCTGTGTAGCCTTGCCCTGTGGTGGATTGTGTATGGCTTCCCTTCTCCCATCCTGCATTTCTGTATAGACGGGTTAGGATTTCAATGA